The genomic region CGAACTGATGGGCAAAAAAGATGCCCTCTACACCAACATGGTTACCGACATCTACTACCTCGGCGACGTGCTGACGCGCAAATACCGCCTGCTGCGCATCAGCTACACCATTTTCATGGTCGGCCTGATCCTGACGGCACTGTCGTTCGGCATTGCGCTGCTGTACAAGATGTAGTGATATGCTGGTTTTTGATGTGTTGATGAGCTGCTGCACGTTGCGTCAAGGACATGATGCACTAGCTGGCACATCAGAAACCAGCACATCTCCCCCTATCTTTGCGCCACGGCTGCGTAGTTCAACGGATAGAATAGGCGTTTCCTAAACGCTTGATATGGGTTCGATTCCCGTCGCGGCTACTACTGTAAAGTCCTTTTCGCATAAGTATGCGGGAAGGACTTTTTTTTTGCATCATCAACTATCCTATGTACGTATATCATTTCAAGAAAACAGTAACTATTGCTGCCTATCTTGCAAGTACCGAATCCTAGTTTAAGGGCTTTGCGTAAAGTTACCCGCTCCGAACATCCTGCTTACACATCTTTTGCCCAGTACCCTTTAGTAGTTCCGCTCAATGGAATCCTTGCTTTTGTCTACTTCCGGCTCCGCCCGGCGGGTTTACCTGTATGCCTTATCCGATGGCATACCTCTCTACTTCAAACATAATGAGTTGCTGCAAACTGATGGCTATCGACTGCTCTGGTGGGGGATGCCCAATAACGTGACGGAACAGGAAGCGGCCGAATGGGTAGCACCCTGTCAGCCAGCCCCGGCCCAATACCACAATTACGAGCAGACCAATCCGGATCTGTGCCTACCCACAGCCCTTGACTCATTTCGGTCGGCGGTAGCACAGATGTGCCGGAAGCTGGAGTATGCCATCGGTACCGCACCTGGCGAAGTACTGATTGGCGAAATCCTGAGCTAGTGATCCAGCAAACCATTAGAAGCCGCGAATTTGATCAGCGCCGCGGTGTTTTTGGTTTGCGTCTTCTCGATAATGTTCTGGCGGTGCGTTTCGATGGTACGCTTGCTGGTAAAGAGCTGATCGGCAATTTCGGCATTGGTGAGGCCTTCCGAAATGAGGTGCAGTACTTCCAGCTCCCGCTTCGATAAATCTCCGGATTTCATCCGGCTGCCTTCGGCCACCACCCCCACCGACGTGCGCACCAGCTTATTGAGCAGATCCAGCCCCAGCTCAGTACACAGGAAAAGCCGCCCCGCAGCTACCGTCCGGATGGCATGGGAGATTTCAGTGATGTCGGCGTTTTTGAGCACGTACCCATGGGCCCCGGCGCCCAGCATGCGGTGCACGTAGTTTTCGTGGTCCAGCATAGACAGCACCAGCACCCGCAGTTCGGGGTACTGTTCGCGCAAGTGTCCCATCGTGGTAAACCCGTCCATTACGGGCATGTTGATGTCCATCAGCACCACATCAGCCGGAGTAGAGGCCAGTAGCTCCAGCAGCTCCTGCCCATTGCCCGCCTCACCTACCACCTGAAGGTCAGGCTGCAGCGAGAGGAGCGCCCTGATTCCGTCGCGCAGAATCGTGTGGTCGTCGGTGAGCAGAACTCTAATCATGGTGGCGGATAGGTCTGCCGGAAACGTCTGGCCGCAGCCTGCTTCTATTCCCGGCAACGTTATTGGTTCATCATTCAAGGCAGTTCCCGGCACTTACAGCCTGAAGGCTGCCTGATTTCGGCAACGCAGAGGTTTGGGCCACCATACTTCGGGCGGCAAGCCACATTTACGCAGATGTAGCGGCGGCAGGCGTTGCCAAGCGTGATTTTATGGGGCCTGATTTTCGGTTGCCATGCAAGCCCGGCAATCAAAAATGCAGAATAATTACTATAAAATCAGGGTTTACCACTTTTTTAGACAAACATCCTGTTATACTTTTACAATAACCAATAGAACCTTGCGCACTCAGCTTCTATAACAAGATCCTGAAAATCATCTCTTTTACAGCGACAGGTTCAGGATTCAGGTTGACTACCGGGCGCTGTACACGTCGCAGAGCGCATTAAGCAGTTGAGATGTGATGAACGTGTACCGGGAAATCTTACCAGACAGCTACCTGCTGATTCTCAGCGGCTCCGCAACGCCCGACGACCTGCCTGATCTGCAAAAGGTACTCCACCGGGCGGGCGCCAGCGGCAAAAACAGCATCTGGCTGGACTGCAGCGCCGTGGCCAGCCTGCCAACGGCAGCGCTGGATCTGCTGAGCGACTACCACCTGCAGTTTCAGCGTCGCCGGCTGTTGCTGGTGCTGTGCCACCTTACCGATGCCGCCGCGGCTACTCTGCAGCAGCTGCCGTGGGCGCAGCGGCCACCTATTGCCGCTCGCAGCCCCGGACGGCTACACCACGCCAGCCAGCCCATTAATGGTGAGGGCCACCACGGCCGTATTGAGCCCGAAGGACAGCACCCCGTGCAGCAGCGCCAGCCGCCGGATACTGCGGTCCACGATGCTGACATCGGCGGTCTGGGTCGTCATGCCCACCACGAACGAGAAGTAGGCGAAGTCCAGGTAATCCGGTTCCTGCTCGCCGCCGGGGAAGGACAGCCCGCCTTCCGGCCGCCCATCGTTGTCGTAGAACAAATGGGCGTAGCGCAGCGTGAACAGCGTATGCACCAGCAGCCAGGCCGTGAGCACGCCCACGACGCCCACCAACACCTGCGCCAGCTGCAGCGGCCCGGGGCCCTGCCGCACCGAGGCCAGCAGCCCCACCACAGCCAGCAGACTGGTACTGCACGCCACCAGCACCGCCCCAAACGACGCCACCCGTCCCGGGTCTTCGCGGGTAGATACGCGGCGGATATGGCCCACATCGGCCGTCAGCATGATACCCCAGGTGAGCAGCACGGTGCAGAGGGCAAACCCGTCCCAGGCCAGAAACAGCCGCATCATGAGCGGCCAGGCGGCCGGGGTGCCCCAGTAGAGCAGCACTGCCGGCAACAGCCCGATAGACAGGCGTTTCCAGGCCGCCAGCAGCTCCAGGCGCTGAAACAGGAACTGACCGGACCAAGAAGCAGAAGGGGCCATAGCATCGACGGAATGAAATATTCTGCGTAAGCTACGGCATCTATCCTGATGCACCCATGAATTCAGCTCCCCTTTCCGGCCTCTACTCCCCGTCCCTGAGTCTGCTCACCGACCTCTACCAGGTTACCATGGCCTACGGCTACTGGCAGCAGGGCTTGCAGGACCGCGAGGCTGTGTTTCACCTCTATTTCCGCAAGGCTCCCTTCCAGGGCGGCTACGCCGTGGCGGCGGGCCTGGCCTACGCCGTCGATTACCTGCAGAACCTGCGCTTCTCCGAGGACGATCTGGCCTACCTGGGCAGCTTGAAAAGCAGCAAGGGCGCGGCCATGTTCCCGGCGGAGTTCCTGCAGTATCTGCGCGAGCTGAAGTTCACCTGCGACGTAGACGCCATTGCCGAGGGCACCGTGGTATTCGGTAATGAGCCGCTGATTCGGGTGCAGGGGCCGCTGCTGCAGGCCCAGCTGGTGGAAACGGCTTTGCTCACGCTCGTCAACTTCCAGACGCTCATTGCCACCAAGGCGTCCCGCATCCGCGAGGCCGCCGGCTCCGATACGGTGCTGGAATTCGGTCTGCGCCGCGCCCAGGGCGTGGATGGCGGCCTGGGGGCAAGCCGCGCTGCCTACCTGGGCGGGGCCGATGCCACCAGCAACGTGCTGGCCGGGCAGCGGTTCGGCATTCCGGTGAAGGGCACCCACGCCCACAGCTGGGTCATGGCCTTCGAGGACGAGGAAACCGCCTTCGCCGCCTACGCCAAGGCGTTTCCGGATGATTCGGTGTTTCTGGTGGACACCTACGACACGCTGGAAGGCGTGCGCCACGCCATCAAGGTGGCCCGCGAGATGCGCGCCCAGGGCCACGAGCTGGGCGGCATCCGCCTGGATTCCGGCGACCTGGCCTACCTCAGCCGCGAGGCCCGCGCGTTGCTCAACGAGGCCGGTTTTGAAAGTGTGCGCATCGTGGCTAGCAACGACCTGGAGGAAAACCTCATCACCAGCCTCAAGCAGCAGGGCGCCAAAATCGACACCTGGGGCATCGGTACGCAGCTCGTGACGGCCTACGACCAGCCGGCGCTTGGTGGCGTGTACAAGCTGGCCGCCCTGCGCAAACCCGACGATTCGGGCTGGGACTTCACGATCAAACTCTCGGAGCAGCTGGCCAAGACCAGCATTCCCGGCATCCTGCAGGTGCGCCGCTACGAAACCGACAAAGGCCAGCCCCGCGCCGACATGCTCTACAACGTGGCCGAGACACTGCCCGAACAGCTCACCCTCGTGGACCCGCTGGATGCCACCCGCCGCCGCGCCGTGCGGCCCGAAGCGCCGTTTCGGGAGCTGCTGGAGCCTATCTTCCGCCGCGGTGAGCTGGTCCACACGCTACCCACGCTGCCGGAAAGCCGCGCCCACGCCCACCGCGAAGTGCTCAGCCTCGACCCCAGCATCCGCCGCTTCCTCAATCCCCACACTTACCCCGTGGGCCTGGAAGAGTCGCTCAACACGTTCCGCACGAAGCTGATTCTGGAGAAGCGGCCGGTGCGGCTGGGGTAAAGGAGCAAGGCCCGGTTGCTGTAGCAGCCGGGCCTTGCTCCTTTACGAGCTACTGCCATTCGGTCGTATCCAGCTCTTTTAGCAGATCTTTGATCCTTTTCTCCAAGGTGAGCTTTTCCTGCAAATACCGCTTTACTGCCATTGCACCCGCACTCCGTTGCTCTACCAGCGCATCCAATTGACGACGTAGCCGCCTTAACTCTGTTGCCTTTTGGCGCAAAGCAAAATCAGCCTTTTTCAACCGGCTGACTTCCTCTGATTCAGCGAAAGCGGCATCCGGTGTCACGTCGAAACTAGAAGCGCCACGTTCTTCGGAAATAATCTGTTGGCCAACTTGAAGCGTTGGCGGACGCCGGATAACCTGCCGGAAGCCTTCAGCCGTAATTATTATATCACCTTGATGGGTTTCAAGGTGCCACTCTGTAACACCGGCTGCAGAAGATTCACGGCGAATGTCTTCTATTTCTAGTTCTTGATTCGGCCGAAAATCCATAGTTAAGGCAACGTGGGTTGCCTCAGTAAATATGAGCGTTGCCGGCGCTACCCAGAAAGAGAAGTAGTCGTCTTTGTCTGCCTGAACCCATTGAAAGATATAATCGATATCAAAGCTAATATCCTTCCCAAACTGGACCGCATATATCCTGGCATCATGCCAGCCCATCTGCTCATAGTCAGCTTCGGTCCAGATCCATTTTTCCAACTGGTAAGACGGTGACATATTACACGGCACCAAACTTCTTCCACAGCTTCGGGAGCATCTTGGGTAGCTGGTTTTCGGTCCAGTCTTCGCCTTTGGTTTCGGAGCCGAAATCATAGTTCAGCCCCTGCGCACTTGCCACGTTGCGCGGGAAGGTGTCGTCTTCCTCGGTTTTGCCGGTGCGCTGCTCGAAGGCCTCGGTTGCCACGTACAACAGCTCCTC from Hymenobacter canadensis harbors:
- a CDS encoding DUF1345 domain-containing protein, producing the protein MAPSASWSGQFLFQRLELLAAWKRLSIGLLPAVLLYWGTPAAWPLMMRLFLAWDGFALCTVLLTWGIMLTADVGHIRRVSTREDPGRVASFGAVLVACSTSLLAVVGLLASVRQGPGPLQLAQVLVGVVGVLTAWLLVHTLFTLRYAHLFYDNDGRPEGGLSFPGGEQEPDYLDFAYFSFVVGMTTQTADVSIVDRSIRRLALLHGVLSFGLNTAVVALTINGLAGVV
- a CDS encoding nicotinate phosphoribosyltransferase; translated protein: MNSAPLSGLYSPSLSLLTDLYQVTMAYGYWQQGLQDREAVFHLYFRKAPFQGGYAVAAGLAYAVDYLQNLRFSEDDLAYLGSLKSSKGAAMFPAEFLQYLRELKFTCDVDAIAEGTVVFGNEPLIRVQGPLLQAQLVETALLTLVNFQTLIATKASRIREAAGSDTVLEFGLRRAQGVDGGLGASRAAYLGGADATSNVLAGQRFGIPVKGTHAHSWVMAFEDEETAFAAYAKAFPDDSVFLVDTYDTLEGVRHAIKVAREMRAQGHELGGIRLDSGDLAYLSREARALLNEAGFESVRIVASNDLEENLITSLKQQGAKIDTWGIGTQLVTAYDQPALGGVYKLAALRKPDDSGWDFTIKLSEQLAKTSIPGILQVRRYETDKGQPRADMLYNVAETLPEQLTLVDPLDATRRRAVRPEAPFRELLEPIFRRGELVHTLPTLPESRAHAHREVLSLDPSIRRFLNPHTYPVGLEESLNTFRTKLILEKRPVRLG
- a CDS encoding response regulator; amino-acid sequence: MIRVLLTDDHTILRDGIRALLSLQPDLQVVGEAGNGQELLELLASTPADVVLMDINMPVMDGFTTMGHLREQYPELRVLVLSMLDHENYVHRMLGAGAHGYVLKNADITEISHAIRTVAAGRLFLCTELGLDLLNKLVRTSVGVVAEGSRMKSGDLSKRELEVLHLISEGLTNAEIADQLFTSKRTIETHRQNIIEKTQTKNTAALIKFAASNGLLDH